GGGGCCTGAACCATGTCGATCATCGCCATGCTGGCATTGCCGCTGTCGATGCAATCCGCGACGCCGACAATCCCTGGGTCTTCACCGATCTCAAGGATGAGGGCCTCGAAGCGTGGAAGGCCGATCGGATGCTGATCAACGGCGCCCAGCCCACTCACGCCGTGGCGCTCATGGCTGAGCACGTCGACCGTGGTGTCCGGTCGCTCGAGGCGCACAAGGTCTACTTGGACGCTCTCAGCGACCATCCGGCTCCGAAAGACATGATCCCCGGCATCACCACGAGCGGCGGAGAACTCGCCGGCGTCGACTACGCTCTGCCGATCACTGTCGTCGACATGTGAGCGCTCCGCCATAAGCTGCTTGAAGACAGACAGTGCGCCGGCTGCGATCGGCAGACGAGCGGACAAACGAGAACCGGGTGAGTCGCTCATGCGTCCCACCCGGTTCGCTATTCGCAGGTTGAAGCTTCGACCCGCGGAGAGAAGATCAGGCTCCCAGATCTGCGATTGCCGAATCGTAGTCGGGCTCGGTGGTGATCTCATCGACGAGCTGCGTGTACGTCACGGTGCCCTTCTCGTCGAGGACGACGACGGAACGAGCAAGCAGGCCGGCAAGCGGACCATCGACCATGGTCACACCGAAGTCTTTGCCGAACGAGCTGCGGAAACCCGATGCCGTCACGACGTTCTCGATGCCCTCGGCGCCGCAGAAGCGAGCCTGGGCGAACGGGAGGTCGTTGGACACACAGAGAACGGTGGTGTTCTCCAGGCCGGAAGCGAGTTCATTGAACTTGCGCACCGAGGCGGCGCACACACCCGTATCGAGGCTCGGGAAGATGTTGAGCACGACGCGCTTGCCCGAGTAATCCTGTGAGTTCACATCACCGAGGTCGCTGCCGACGAGGCTGAAAGCCGGAGACTGCTCACCCTTGGCTGGCAGTTCGCCGACGGTCTTGACCGGAGATCCCTGAAATGCTGTGTTGGCCATGCTTGACTCTCTCCTTCTTCAGAGCTGACTGCTGACTCTCTCACTCTACGTGAGTCCGCGCGCAGAGAAACCCGGTGAACGTGGAATGGTCATTCGACCAACCTTCAGATCACTGAGTCCCACGGGTTGCTGCCGACGACTCAACGGCGACGGCGGCGTGAGAAGACGACCAGTGCCGTTCCGAGCGCAATGATCGCGGCAGCGATGCCGATGCTTGTGGCAACCTCGAGACCCGTCCGCGGGAGGTCGACTCCGCCGCCTGCCCCGGCTGCCGAGTAGTCGGCGTCACCGCCGTC
Above is a window of Brevibacterium siliguriense DNA encoding:
- the tpx gene encoding thiol peroxidase; protein product: MANTAFQGSPVKTVGELPAKGEQSPAFSLVGSDLGDVNSQDYSGKRVVLNIFPSLDTGVCAASVRKFNELASGLENTTVLCVSNDLPFAQARFCGAEGIENVVTASGFRSSFGKDFGVTMVDGPLAGLLARSVVVLDEKGTVTYTQLVDEITTEPDYDSAIADLGA